In a single window of the Fusarium falciforme chromosome 3, complete sequence genome:
- a CDS encoding Ferulic acid decarboxylase 1 gives MAPVAFGRCTLLPSSRAKARVRQIFAPVSIRTKSEGASSQPRHIAAQLDFRTFIDVLREDGDLAEIERQVDPHLEVGAIVRRVSEVNGKAPLFNNVKGAKDGLWRMFGNAASLRAREEERYGRIARSLGLPVDSSWKAILERTQEGKARPPLAPRILSTGPCKQNQILQKDIDLHKLPAPLLHQRDGGKYLQTYGLHVLQTPDASWTNWSIFRGMIHDSRRLVCLVGSGQHNSIIRDKWLAEGKTEMPWALAMGVPPAASLAAASPIPEGVSEGEYVGALVGQPLDMVKCELSDLLVPANSEIIFEGTFSLKDKAYEGPFEDYLGLHFDHDKHLHPLFTVNAITYRDDAILPVSVPGRITDESLETQHTTASLASEELLTLLKHHDLPIIDAFAPLESMATWCALQVDVDKLAKMKTNSKDFCNKLGRIAFNDKSCMLINRILLFGHDVDIGNFKDIIWALVTRCRPGQDEYLFEDVASFPMTPYMSYGSGGPKKGGKVISDCLFPMEYEGKRSFSGVDFERSYPEDVKNRVKSNWTAMGFEPV, from the exons ATGGCGCCTGTTGCTTTTGGACGTTGCACGCTACTCCCCTCGAGCCGCGCAAAAGCCCGAGTCAGACAAATCTTTGCTCCAGTATCGATCCGTACCAAAAGTGAAGGAGCTTCCTCTCAGCCGCGTCACATTGCTGCCCAACTCGACTTTCGAACATTCATCGATGTCCTGCGCGAAGACGGCGATCTGGCAGAAATCGAGCGCCAAGTTGACCCCCATCTTGAAGTGGGCGCAATCGTGCGGCGCGTGAGCGAGGTCAATGGTAAGGCACCCCTCTTCAACAATGTCAAGGGTGCCAAGGACGGGTTGTGGAGGATGTTTGGAAATGCGGCAAGCCTACGGGCCCGCGAGGAAGAGAGGTACGGCAGGATTGCTCGATCGTTAGGTCTGCCCGTCGATTCAAGCTGGAAGGCTATTCTGGAGAGAACACAGGAGGGAAAGGCTCGACCCCCTTTAGCCCCGCGGATTCTATCAACTGGGCCGTGCAAGCAGAACCAGATCCTTCAAAAAGACATCGATCTGCATAAGCTTCCAGCACCACTGCTACACCAGAGAGACGGGGGGAAGTACCTACAGACATATGGATTGCATGTGCTGCAGACACCGGACGCTTCCTGGACAAACTGGTCCATCTTCCGGGGCATGATCCATGACAGCAGGCGCCTTGTGTGCCTCGTCGGTTCAGGCCAGCACAACTCCATAATTAGGGACAAGTGGCTGGCAGAGGGCAAAACGGAGATGCCGTGGGCGCTCGCCATGGGCGTCCCTCCTGCCGCAAGTCTGGCTGCCGCCTCCCCTATCCCGGAAGGGGTGTCAGAAGGCGAGTATGTCGGAGCACTCGTTGGGCAGCCTCTGGACATGGTCAAGTGTGAGCTGAGTGACCTCCTTGTCCCCGCAAACAGTGAAATTATCTTTGAGGGAACATTTTCTCTCAAAGACAAAGCCTATGAAGGTCCCTTTGAGGACTATCTTGGACTGCACTTCGATCACGACAAACATTTGCATCCTCTTTTTACAGTCAACGCAATCACATATAGAGATGATGCTATTCTACCAGTTTCAGTGCCGGGAAGAATAACGGATGAATCG CTTGAAACACAGCACACTACTGCATCACTCGCATCAGAGGAGCTCTTAACGCTCCTCAAGCATCACGATCTTCCCATCATAGATGCCTTCGCACCTCTTGAGTCCATGGCTACCTGGTGTGCGCTCCAAGTGGATGTCGACAAGCTAGCCAAGATGAAAACGAACTCCAAAGACTTCTGCAACAAACTGGGCCGCATTGCTTTCAATGATAAAAGCTGCATGCTCATCAATCGCATTCTGCTATTCGGTCACGATGTAGACATCGGCAACTTCAAGGATATCATTTGGGCCCTGGTTACAAGATGCCGTCCAGGCCAGGATGAGTACCTGTTTGAAGATGTCGCGAGCTTTCCCATGACTCCATATATGTCTTATGGGAGTGGAGGCCCCAAGAAGGGAGGAAAGGTGATTTCTGACTGTCTGTTCCCCATGGAGTACGAGGGGAAAAGATCGTTTAGTGGGGTTGACTTTGAGAGGAGCTACCCTGAGGATGTCAAAAACAGGGTCAAGTCTAACTGGACCGCTATGGGATTTGAGCCCGTCTAG
- a CDS encoding Flavin prenyltransferase PAD1, mitochondrial — MKYETSLSEVEIRGMASTTYTAKDVSASIASGSFQHDGMIIVPCSMKTLAAIRSGFCDDLISRAADVSLKENRRLILAVRETPLSDIHLDNMLFLRRAGAVIFPPVPAFYTRPRGIQDVIDQTAGRMLDSLGIFTEGFSRWEGFQKSSSRARPVLRGAAEAQ, encoded by the coding sequence ATGAAGTATGAAACGTCACTAAGCGAGGTCGAAATCCGCGGGATGGCCAGCACAACATACACTGCCAAAGATGTCTCTGCTAGTATAGCGTCTGGGTCTTTTCAGCACGACGGCATGATCATCGTGCCATGCAGCATGAAAACTCTGGCTGCGATACGCTCTGGCTTCTGCGATGATCTGATTTCCCGAGCTGCCGATGTCAGTCTCAAGGAAAATCGCAGGCTAATCCTAGCGGTTCGGGAGACTCCTCTCAGCGACATACACCTTGACAACATGTTATTCTTGCGACGCGCTGGTGCCGTCATCTTCCCGCCAGTCCCGGCTTTCTACACGAGACCTAGAGGGATCCAAGATGTCATTGATCAGACGGCTGGGAGAATGCTGGACTCTCTGGGCATTTTCACCGAAGGGTTCTCGCGTTGGGAAGGATTCCAGAAGAGTTCATCACGGGCGCGTCCGGTACTGAGAGGTGCAGCAGAGGCTCAATAA